Genomic segment of Streptomyces sp. NBC_01210:
TCGTCAAGACGCCCTGCCAGCCGGCCCAGTTCGGCGGCGAAGACCATACCGACCGACACGGCCGCGCCGTGCCGCCACTTGTAGCGCTCGTTCTTCTCGATCGCATGCGCGAGGGTGTGGCCGTAGTTGAGGATCTCGCGCAGTCCGGATTCCTTGAGGTCGTTGGAGACGACCTCGGCCTTGACCCGGATCGAGCGCTCGATCAGCTCGGCGGTGTGCGGCCCCGCCGGCGTACGCGCACCCTGCGGATCGGCCTCGACCAGGTCGAGGATGGCGGGGTCGGCGATGAAGCCGGCCTTGATGATCTCGGCCATGCCGCTGACGTAGTCGTTGACCGGCAGCGAGTCCAGGGCGGCCAGATCGCACAGCACTCCGGCCGGTGGATGGAAGGCCCCGACGAGATTCTTGCCCTCGGCGGTATTGATGCCGGTCTTCCCGCCGACCGCCGCGTCGACCATGCCGAGCACGGTCGTCGGGACGGCGATCCAGCGCACCCCGCGCAGCCAGGTCGCCGCGACAAAGCCGGCGACGTCGGTGGTGGCTCCGCCGCCGACGCCGATGATGACGTCGCTGCGGGTGAATCCGGTCTGGCCGAGCGCCTTCCAGCAGTACGCCGCGACCTCGACGGTCTTGGCCTCCTCGGCGTTCGGCAGCTGGACGGCGATGGCTTCGTAGCCCTGGGAGGCGAGATCCTCGCGGATCGCGTCTCCGGTGCCGGCGAGCGCCTCGGGGTGCAGTACCGCCACCCGCTGGGCGCGCGGGCCGATCAGCCCGGGCAGCTCGCCCAGGAGTTGCCGGCCGACGAGCACCTCGTACGGATCGGAGCCTTCCGTGCCGCCGACCTGGATACGGGTCACTGCCTGATCGGTCATACGTCCTTCAGCTCCAGTGCGTCGAGGACCGCCTGGGCGACCTCTTCGGGGGTGCGGTCGTCGGTGGCCACGACGACGCGTGCCACTTCGGTGTAGAGATGGCGGCGGGCGTCCATCAGCTCCCGCCACTGCCGGCGCGGATTGACCGCGAGCAGCGGGCGCGCCTGGTTGAGGCCGACCCGCCGGACCGCCTCCTCCACGTCCATCGAGAGATAGGCGACGGGCAGGCCCGCCAGCAGTTCACGGGTCGAGTCGTCGAGGATCGCGCCGCCGCCGAGTGCGAGCACTCCGGGGTGCTCGGTCACGGCGGCCCGTACGGCCTTGCGCTCGAGGTCACGGAAGTACGGTTCGCCCTCGTCGACGAAGATGTCCGAGATCTCCCGGCCCTGGGCCGCGACGATATCGGCGTCGGTGTCCCGGTAGGCCACGCCGAGCCGCTCGGCGAGCAGCTCACCCACGGTGGACTTTCCCGAGCCCATGGGCCCGACCAGGACGATCAGCGGGGCGTTCACCGGATGTGCAGGTTGTCGAGGTAGGACTGCACGTTGCGGCGGGTCTCGGAGACGCTGTCTCCGCCGAACTTCTCGGCGACGGCGTCCGCGAGGACGAGCGCCACCATCGCCTCGGCCACGATCCCGGCGGCCGGTACGGCACAGACGTCGGAACGCTGGTGGTGGGCGGCCGCGACCTCGCCGGTGGCGACGTCGACCGTGGCCAGCGCACGCGGCACGGTCGCGATCGGCTTCATCGCGGCCCGTACGCGCAGCAGTTCACCGGTGGACATGCCGCCCTCCGTACCGCCGGAGCGGCCGGATGTGCGGCGGATGCCGTCCTCGGTCGGCACGATCTCGTCGTGCGCCTTCGACCCCGGTACCCGCGCCAGCTCGAAGCCGTCTCCGACCTCGACACCCTTGATGGCCTGGATGCCCATCAGGGCGGCCGCGAGACGGGCGTCGAGGCGCCGGTCCCAGTGCACATGCGAGCCGAGACCGACCGGCACGCCGTAGGCCAGCACCTCGACAACGCCGCCGAGGGTGTCACCGTCCTTGTGGGCCTGGTCGATCTCCGCGACCATCGCCTTCGACGCGTCCGCGTCCAGGCAGCGCACCGGATCCGCGTCGAGCTTCGCCTCGTCGGCGGGGACGGGAACCACGCCGTACGGAGCCTTGGCGGCGGCCAGCTCGACGACGTGGGAGACGATCTCGATGCCCGTCGTCTCCTTGAGGTACGAGCGGGCGACCGCGCCGAGCGCGACACGCGCCGCGGTCTCGCGGGCGCTGGCCCGCTCCAGGATCGGCCGGGCCTCTTCGAGCGCGTACTTCTGCATGCCGGCCAGGTCGGCGTGGCCGGGGCGCGGGCGGGTCAGCGGGGCGTTGCGGGCCAGCTTCGCGAGTTCATTGGGGTCGACCGGGTCGGCCGACATGACCTGCTCCCACTTCGGCCACTCGGTGTTGCCCACCATGACTGCCACCGGCGAGCCCATGGTCAGTCCGTGCCGTACGCCACCGAGGAAGGTGACCTCGTCACGCTCGAACTTCATCCGCGCACCGCGTCCATAGCCGAGGCGCCGCCGGGCAAGGTGGTCCGCCACCATCTCGGTGGTGATGGGCACACCGGCGGGAAGACCCTCCAGCGTCGCCACCAGTGCGGGTCCGTGCGACTCCCCCGCCGTCAGCCAACGCAACCTGCTCAACGGTGCTCCTCCTGCTCGCGCCTGGAACTGCGACGGCGCGACCGGGTGCGCGGCCCTGGCCCGCCTCCTCCGATCCTCCCACGTCCGGAGCCGTGACCTGGTCTCCGGTCCATCAACCGGACGCCCGGGCCCGCCTCAGCCTCACCAGCAGCACGATCACGGCGATACCGACGGCCAGTCCGGCGTACGCCTGGGGAGGCACCATGTGCAGAAGGAACCTGACGGTGATCTCCGGGACGCGCCCTGCGAGATTCACGCAGTTCCGCCGCTGGTCAGCGCCTTCTCTCCGGCGGCCCGCATGGCCGCGAGCGGGGCGGGGGTCCGCCCCGTCATCTGCTCGACCTGAAGCACCGCCTGGTGGACCAGGAGGTCGAGGCCGCCGACGACGTCTCCGTCGTGCCGCGACCAGGCGGCGGCGAGTGCGGTCGGCCAGGGGTCGTACAGCACGTCGAAGAGCGTCCCGGGGCGGGCCGGTACGGCGTGCGCCAGCTCGTCGGTGGCACCGGCCGGCGTGGTGGCGATGACCAGCGGCGCACGCAGCGCCGCGGTGGCCTCGGCCCAGTCGGCGATACGCACCTCGACACCGAGCCGCTCGCCCCAGCCGCGCATCTCGTCCGCCCGGGCGGCACTGCGTACATAGGCGGTGACCGGTCCTGTACAGACCCGCGAGAGCGCGGCGACAGCGGACGACGCGGTCGCGCCCGCGCCCAGCACCGCGGCCGATTCGACCTTGTCGACGCCCCGCTCGCGCAGTGCGGCGACCATGCCGGGGATATCGGTGTTGTCGCCGAGACGGCGGCCGTCCTCGGTGAGGACCACCGTGTTGACGGCTTCAACCGAGGCCGCGGTGTCACTGATGCCGTCGAGCAGCGGAATGATCGCGCGCTTGAGCGGCATGGTCAGCGACAGCCCGGCCCAGGAGTCGTCGAGCCTCTCCACGAACTCCGGCAGCCCCGCCTCGTCCACCTCGAAACGGTCGTACGACCAGTGGGCGAGGCCGAGTTCCGCGTAGGCCGCCCGGTGCAGGACCGGAGAGAGGGAGTGGGCGATCGGCGATCCGAGGACCGCCGCCCGCTTCGGAGTGCTCACTGCCTGTTCTTCTCCTGCTGCTCTTCGTACTTCTTACGGTTCCGCTCGTGCTCCGCGTTGGTGACCGCGAAGAGCGTCTCGTCCTCGGTGATCGACACGAAGTAGTACCAGGGGCCGGGCGTCGGGTTGAGCGCCGAGCCGAAGGCGTCCAGGCCCGGGTTGCTGATCGGGCCCGGCGGCAGACCCTTGATGTCGTACGTGTTGTACGGATCTTTTATCTTCCGCAGGTTGTCCACGGAACCGACGTCGAGAGTGCTCTCGCTCTTGATGAAGTTGATCGTCGAGTCGAACTCGAGGCGCCCGACCGTCTCGGCGTTGTTCGGCTTGAGGCGGTTGTAGACGACTCGCGAGACCTTGTCGAAGTCCTGCTTGTACTTGCCTTCGGCCTGGACGAGGCTCGCGACAGTGAGAACCTCGAGCGGCGACTTCAGGCCCAGCCTCGCGGCCTCGGCCTTGAGGTCCCTCTTGCCGAATGCCTCGTTCGCCTGGGCGACCATCTTCTGAAGGACAGCTTCCGGCTTCATACCCTTGGCGACCGGATACGTATCGGGGTAGAGGAAACCCTCCAGCGGGTCCTTGATGTCCCGGTTGTCATCGGCCCAGTCGGGCAGGCCCAGGGTCTTCACCTTGGCCGTCGCCACGGCCTTGGTGGTTCCCGCCTTGACTCCGAGGCGCTTGTCGATCTGCTCGTAGACCCAGGAATTGCGCTTGCCCGGGGGGACGATCAGGTTGTTGCGGCTGGCCGGGTTGAGCATGGCGGCTACCGCGTTCTTGCCGGACATGCCCTTGGCGAGCGTATAGACGCCGGCTTCGATGCTCTTTCCGTCGGCGGCGGAGACGAAGGCGCCCGAGCTCTTGACGACACCGGCCTCCCTGAGGATGGTGCCGATCTCTCCGAGGCCCGCCCCCTTGGGGATGTCGATCTGGGCCGAGCCGCTTCCGGCGCCGGTGTAGTCCTCGGGCGCGCCGAACTGGCCCTGCCAGAACTGGTAACCGAAGTAGCCGGCACCGCCGAGGCCGCCGACGAGAATCAGCGAGACAACCAGACAGGCGACGCCGTTGCGGCTCTTCTTCTTGGTCTTGCCGCGGCCGTCGCGGCCGCCGCCCCGGCGCGGCTCGTCGTCGTACTCACCGTCGTCGTCCCGGCCGTCGTCGCCGGTGAAGAAGGGGTGGGTCTCCTCCTGCGGCGCCTCCGCATCCCAGTCGGACGTGGGCGGCTCCGGCTCGGCCTGACGTCGGCCGGGGGGCTGCGGCGGCGGGTAGGCCTCAGGAGTGGCGTAGTAGTCGGCCTCCTGCTGGCTGCCATAGCCGGGCTGCCGGCCGCCGTATGTGTCGGCGGGGTCCACTCCGTACGGCATGGCGGGGTGCTGGCCGGTGTCCCAGGCACCGTTGTACTGCTGCTGGTCGTTGTACTGCTGTTGCTGCTGGCCGTTGTACTGCTGCTGTTGTTGCTGACCGTACCGCTGTTGTTGCTGGTCGTACTGCTGTTGCTGTTGCTGGTCGTACTGCTGCTGGTACGGGTCCTGCTGGTACGGGTCCTGCTGGTTGCCGTACTGCTGCGGCTGCTGCGGGTACTGCTGCTGCGGCTGGCCGCCGTACGGAGGCTGGCTGGCTGCAGCCTGCTGTCCTCCCCATCCCTGGTCCCCGTACAAGGGGTCCTCGGGATGCCACGGTTCGGAGCCGGAGCTCCGGCCATACTCAGTCATCGATCCCCTAGGGCCGCGAGGCGGGCATTGAGCCGTCCCGCCTCTTTGCTGTGCGGCAGCTGTTCGAACACCGCCGCATCGCGCGGAACGTTACCGTATCGCGATCAGACAACCACTTCGACGCCCTCGCCGGGTGCCTCACCGGACGCCCGTTCGGACTCCAGAGCGTTCTGAAGGATCACCACAGCGGCAGCCTGGTCGATGACGGACCGGCCCTTTTTGGACTTCACGCCCGAAGCGCGAAGCCCCTGACTGGCCGTCACTGTGGTCATCCTCTCGTCGACCAGTCGGACCGGAATGGGAGCGATGCCGCGTGCGAGCTCCTGCGCGAAGCCGCGGACCTTGACCGCGGCCGGGCCCTCACCGCCGCTGAGCGAGCGGGGCAGGCCCACGACGACCTCGATCGGTTCGTACTCCTCGACGATCTGCCGCAGCCGCCGGTGGGCGGCCGGGACATCGCGTCCCGGCACGGTCTCCACCGGCGTGGCGAGGACCCCGTCGGGGTCGCACGAGGCGACCCCGATCCGGGCGTCCCCGACGTCGATCGCGAGACGGCGTCCTCTGCGCATCAGCGTCAGGCCGTCTCGGCGACGAGGCGCTCGACGGCCGCCACGGCGTCGCCGATGGCATCCGGGTTCTGGCCGCCGCCCTGGGCGACGTCCGGCTTGCCGCCACCGCCGCCGCCGAGGGTCTTGGCGGCGGTACGGACCAGGTCACCGGCCTTGAGACCGCGCTCACGGGCGGCCTCGTTGGTGGCGATGACCGTGAGCGGGCGGCCGTTGGCCGTGGTGAACAGGGCGACCACGGCCGGGCGGTCGCCGGCCCCCGACGACTGATTCAGCCGGCCGCGGACGTCGAGGACCAGCTTGCGCAGATCGTCGGCGCCGGTGCCGTCCGGCACCTGGCCGGTGACGACAGCCACGCCACGTACGTCCTTGGCACCCGAGGCAAGACCGGCGGCGGCCTGCAGAACCTTCTCCGCGCGGAACTTCTCGATCTCCTTCTCGGCGTCCTTCAGCTTGCCGAGCATGGCGGAGATCTTCTCGGGGAGCTCCTCGGAACGGCCCTTGACCAGCTCCTGGAGCTGGGCGACGACCGTGTGCTCCTTGGCGAGGAAGTTGTAGGCGTCGACGCCGACGAGAGCCTCGATACGGCGCACCCCGGAACCGATCGACGACTCGCCGAGCAGCTTCACCAGGCCCAGCTGGGCGGTGTTGTGCACGTGCGTACCGCCGCAGAGCTCCTTGGAGAAGTCACCGATGGTGACAACACGCACGCGCTCGCCGTACTTCTCGCCGAACTCGGCGATGGCGCCCTGCTTCTTGGCCTCGTCGATGCTCATGACCTCGGCCTGGACGTCGAGTTCACGGGCGAGGACTTCGTTGATCTTCTGCTCGACGTCGGTGAGCACCGTGCCGGGTACGGCGGCGGGCGAACCGAAGTCGAAGCGGAAGCGGCCCGGCGAGTTCTCCGAACCGGCCTGGGCGGCAGTCGGGCCGAGGGCGTCGCGCAGCGCCTGGTGCGTGAGGTGCGTGGCGCTGTGGGCGCGGGCGATGGCACGGCGACGCTTGATGTCGATGGCAGCGTAGGCGGAGGCGCCGACCGTCACCTCGCCCACCTGCACCGAACCCTTGTGCACGCTGACACCCGGGACCGGCTGCTGCACATCGCGGATCTCGATGACGGCGCCGGTGTCGAGCTTGATCCGCCCTTGGTCGGCCAGCTGGCCGCCGCCCTCGGCGTAGAAAGGCGTGCGGTCGAGTACGACCTCGACCTCGTCGCCCTCGGTGGCGGCGGGCGACGGAACACCGTCGACCAGCAGGCCGACGATCGTCGACTCGCCCTCGGTGGCGGAGTAGCCGGTGAACTCGGTGGAGCCGGAGTTGTCGGCGACCGCGCGGTAGGCGGACAGATCGGCGTGACCGGTCTTCTTGGCCTTGGCGTCGGCCTTGGCGCGCTCCCGCTGCTCCTTCATCAGACGGCGGAAGCCGTCCTCGTCCACGGAGAGCCCCTGTTCGGCAGCCATTTCCAGGGTGAGGTCGATCGGGAAGCCCCAGGTGTCGTGGAGCAGGAACGCCTTGTCGCCGGAGAGGACCTTGCCGCCCGAAGCCTTGGTCTCGGTGACGGCGGTGTCGAGGATGTTGGTGCCGCCCTTGAGGGCCTTGAGGAACGCGGCCTCCTCGGCGAGGGCCACGGCCTCGATGCGCTTGCGGTCGGTGATCAGTTCCGGGTACTGCTCGCCCATGGTCTTGATGACCGTGTCGGCGAGTTCGGCGACGACCGGTCCGGTGGCGCCCATCAGCCGCATATTGCGGATGGCGCGGCGCATGATGCGTCGCAGCACATAGCCGCGACCCTCGTTGCCGGGGGTGACGCCGTCGCCGATGAGCATCACGGACGTACGGATGTGGTCGGCGACCACGCG
This window contains:
- the aroB gene encoding 3-dehydroquinate synthase — its product is MTDQAVTRIQVGGTEGSDPYEVLVGRQLLGELPGLIGPRAQRVAVLHPEALAGTGDAIREDLASQGYEAIAVQLPNAEEAKTVEVAAYCWKALGQTGFTRSDVIIGVGGGATTDVAGFVAATWLRGVRWIAVPTTVLGMVDAAVGGKTGINTAEGKNLVGAFHPPAGVLCDLAALDSLPVNDYVSGMAEIIKAGFIADPAILDLVEADPQGARTPAGPHTAELIERSIRVKAEVVSNDLKESGLREILNYGHTLAHAIEKNERYKWRHGAAVSVGMVFAAELGRLAGRLDDATADRHRSVLESVGLPLTYRGDQWPKLLETMKVDKKSRGNLLRFIVLDGLAKPTVLEGPDPAVLLAAYGEVSA
- a CDS encoding shikimate kinase, with the protein product MGSGKSTVGELLAERLGVAYRDTDADIVAAQGREISDIFVDEGEPYFRDLERKAVRAAVTEHPGVLALGGGAILDDSTRELLAGLPVAYLSMDVEEAVRRVGLNQARPLLAVNPRRQWRELMDARRHLYTEVARVVVATDDRTPEEVAQAVLDALELKDV
- the aroC gene encoding chorismate synthase, which encodes MSRLRWLTAGESHGPALVATLEGLPAGVPITTEMVADHLARRRLGYGRGARMKFERDEVTFLGGVRHGLTMGSPVAVMVGNTEWPKWEQVMSADPVDPNELAKLARNAPLTRPRPGHADLAGMQKYALEEARPILERASARETAARVALGAVARSYLKETTGIEIVSHVVELAAAKAPYGVVPVPADEAKLDADPVRCLDADASKAMVAEIDQAHKDGDTLGGVVEVLAYGVPVGLGSHVHWDRRLDARLAAALMGIQAIKGVEVGDGFELARVPGSKAHDEIVPTEDGIRRTSGRSGGTEGGMSTGELLRVRAAMKPIATVPRALATVDVATGEVAAAHHQRSDVCAVPAAGIVAEAMVALVLADAVAEKFGGDSVSETRRNVQSYLDNLHIR
- a CDS encoding shikimate dehydrogenase; amino-acid sequence: MSTPKRAAVLGSPIAHSLSPVLHRAAYAELGLAHWSYDRFEVDEAGLPEFVERLDDSWAGLSLTMPLKRAIIPLLDGISDTAASVEAVNTVVLTEDGRRLGDNTDIPGMVAALRERGVDKVESAAVLGAGATASSAVAALSRVCTGPVTAYVRSAARADEMRGWGERLGVEVRIADWAEATAALRAPLVIATTPAGATDELAHAVPARPGTLFDVLYDPWPTALAAAWSRHDGDVVGGLDLLVHQAVLQVEQMTGRTPAPLAAMRAAGEKALTSGGTA
- the mltG gene encoding endolytic transglycosylase MltG yields the protein MTEYGRSSGSEPWHPEDPLYGDQGWGGQQAAASQPPYGGQPQQQYPQQPQQYGNQQDPYQQDPYQQQYDQQQQQQYDQQQQRYGQQQQQQYNGQQQQQYNDQQQYNGAWDTGQHPAMPYGVDPADTYGGRQPGYGSQQEADYYATPEAYPPPQPPGRRQAEPEPPTSDWDAEAPQEETHPFFTGDDGRDDDGEYDDEPRRGGGRDGRGKTKKKSRNGVACLVVSLILVGGLGGAGYFGYQFWQGQFGAPEDYTGAGSGSAQIDIPKGAGLGEIGTILREAGVVKSSGAFVSAADGKSIEAGVYTLAKGMSGKNAVAAMLNPASRNNLIVPPGKRNSWVYEQIDKRLGVKAGTTKAVATAKVKTLGLPDWADDNRDIKDPLEGFLYPDTYPVAKGMKPEAVLQKMVAQANEAFGKRDLKAEAARLGLKSPLEVLTVASLVQAEGKYKQDFDKVSRVVYNRLKPNNAETVGRLEFDSTINFIKSESTLDVGSVDNLRKIKDPYNTYDIKGLPPGPISNPGLDAFGSALNPTPGPWYYFVSITEDETLFAVTNAEHERNRKKYEEQQEKNRQ
- the ruvX gene encoding Holliday junction resolvase RuvX — its product is MRRGRRLAIDVGDARIGVASCDPDGVLATPVETVPGRDVPAAHRRLRQIVEEYEPIEVVVGLPRSLSGGEGPAAVKVRGFAQELARGIAPIPVRLVDERMTTVTASQGLRASGVKSKKGRSVIDQAAAVVILQNALESERASGEAPGEGVEVVV
- the alaS gene encoding alanine--tRNA ligase, with the protein product MESAEIRRRWLSFFEERGHTVVPSASLIADDPTLLLVPAGMVPFKPYFLGEAKPPAPRATSVQKCVRTPDIEEVGKTTRHGTFFQMCGNFSFGDYFKEGAITYAWELLTSSVADGGYGLDPERLWITVYLDDDEAEQIWRDKIGVPAERIQRLGKKDNFWSMGVPGPCGPCSEINYDRGPEFGEEGGPAVNDERYVEIWNLVFMQYERGAGDGKEDFPILGDLPSKNIDTGLGLERLAMILQGVQNMYETDTLRVVMDKATELTGVRYGADHGSDVSLRVVADHIRTSVMLIGDGVTPGNEGRGYVLRRIMRRAIRNMRLMGATGPVVAELADTVIKTMGEQYPELITDRKRIEAVALAEEAAFLKALKGGTNILDTAVTETKASGGKVLSGDKAFLLHDTWGFPIDLTLEMAAEQGLSVDEDGFRRLMKEQRERAKADAKAKKTGHADLSAYRAVADNSGSTEFTGYSATEGESTIVGLLVDGVPSPAATEGDEVEVVLDRTPFYAEGGGQLADQGRIKLDTGAVIEIRDVQQPVPGVSVHKGSVQVGEVTVGASAYAAIDIKRRRAIARAHSATHLTHQALRDALGPTAAQAGSENSPGRFRFDFGSPAAVPGTVLTDVEQKINEVLARELDVQAEVMSIDEAKKQGAIAEFGEKYGERVRVVTIGDFSKELCGGTHVHNTAQLGLVKLLGESSIGSGVRRIEALVGVDAYNFLAKEHTVVAQLQELVKGRSEELPEKISAMLGKLKDAEKEIEKFRAEKVLQAAAGLASGAKDVRGVAVVTGQVPDGTGADDLRKLVLDVRGRLNQSSGAGDRPAVVALFTTANGRPLTVIATNEAARERGLKAGDLVRTAAKTLGGGGGGKPDVAQGGGQNPDAIGDAVAAVERLVAETA